A genomic segment from Glycine soja cultivar W05 chromosome 18, ASM419377v2, whole genome shotgun sequence encodes:
- the LOC114395667 gene encoding laccase-17-like — MGVSLVKIPLFLLSLIIFGIFEHALAGTTRHYHFEIRHQNVTRLCHTKSMVTVNGQFPGPRIVAREGDRLLIKVTNHVSNNITIHWHGIRQLQSGWADGPAYVTQCPIQRGQSYVYNYTIVGQRGTLWWHAHISWLRSTLYGPLIILPKLNAQYPFAKPHKEVPIVFGEWWNADPEAVITQALQTGGGPNVSDAYTINGLPGPLYNCSDKDTFKLKVKPGKIYLLRLINAALNDELFFSIANHTLTVVEADAVYVKPFATNTILITPGQTTNVLLKTKSHYPNATFLMTARPYATGLGTFDNTTVAGILQYKTPPNTHHSAASLKNLPLLKPILPALNDTSFATKFNNKLRSLASAQFPANVPQKVDTHFFFTVGLGTTPCPQNQTCQGPTNATKFAASVNNVSFIQPTTALLQTHFFGQSNGVYTADFPAKPLIPFNYTGTPPNNTMVSNGTKVVVLPFNTSVELVMQDTSILGAESHPLHLHGFNFFAVGQGFGNFDPNKDPANFNLLDPIERNTVGVPSGGWVAIRFLADNPGVWFMHCHLEVHTSWGLKMAWVVLDGKLPNQKLFPPPADLPKC, encoded by the exons atgggtGTTTCTCTTGTTAAAATCCCATTATTCCTTTTGTCATTAATCATTTTTGGCATATTTGAGCATGCTCTGGCGGGTACTACTAGACACTACCATTTTGAA ATAAGGCACCAAAATGTGACACGACTGTGCCACACAAAGAGCATGGTGACAGTGAATGGTCAGTTTCCAGGACCTCGCATTGTAGCCAGAGAGGGAGACCGTCTTCTTATCAAAGTGACTAACCATGTTTCGAACAATATCACCATTCACTG GCATGGAATTAGACAACTTCAATCAGGGTGGGCTGATGGGCCAGCATATGTGACTCAATGCCCCATTCAAAGAGGCCAAAGTTATGTCTACAATTACACCATTGTTGGGCAGAGAGGCACTCTCTGGTGGCATGCTCACATTTCATGGTTAAGATCAACTTTGTATGGTCCTCTCATCATTCTTCCCAAGCTCAATGCTCAATATCCTTTTGCCAAACCCCACAAGGAAGTTCCTATCGTATTTG gagAATGGTGGAATGCAGATCCTGAGGCAGTCATAACCCAAGCCCTTCAAACCGGTGGAGGACCAAATGTATCCGATGCTTACACAATTAATGGACTTCCAGGGCCATTGTATAACTGCTCTGACAAAG ATACATTCAAGCTGAAGGTGAAGCCAGGGAAGATTTACCTTCTACGTTTGATCAATGCCGCACTGAATGATGAGCTATTCTTCAGCATTGCGAACCACACCCTCACAGTAGTTGAAGCAGATGCAGTTTACGTAAAACCATTTGCAACCAACACCATCCTTATTACCCCTGGCCAAACCACTAATGTTCTTCTCAAAACCAAATCTCATTACCCCAACGCCACATTCCTCATGACTGCTAGACCATATGCTACTGGCCTTGGCACTTTTGACAACACAACTGTGGCTGGCATACTGCAATATAAAACCCCACCAAATACTCATCATTCAGCTGCTTCACTGAAAAATCTTCCACTCCTCAAACCTATTCTCCCTGCACTCAATGACACTTCTTTTGCCacaaaattcaacaacaaaCTCCGCAGCTTAGCAAGTGCTCAGTTTCCAGCCAATGTACCCCAGAAAGTTGATACGCACTTTTTCTTCACAGTGGGCCTTGGCACAACTCCCTGCCCACAAAACCAAACTTGTCAAGGACCCACCAATGCAACAAAATTTGCAGCATCAGTGAACAATGTCTCTTTTATACAACCAACCACTGCACTTCTTCAAACCCACTTCTTTGGACAATCCAATGGAGTTTACACAGCTGACTTCCCAGCCAAACCATTGATTCCATTCAACTATACTGGCACTCCACCAAACAACACCATGGTGAGCAATGGGACAAAGGTTGTGGTTCTTCCCTTCAACACAAGTGTAGAGCTAGTGATGCAGGACACCAGCATTCTTGGTGCTGAAAGTCACCCTCTCCATTTGCATGGCTTTAACTTCTTTGCTGTTGGTCAAGGTTTTGGTAACTTTGATCCAAATAAGGACCCTGCAAACTTCAATCTTCTTGACCCAATTGAGAGAAACACAGTGGGAGTCCCATCTGGTGGATGGGTTGCTATCAGATTCCTAGCAGATAATCCAG GGGTATGGTTCATGCATTGTCACTTGGAAGTGCACACAAGCTGGGGTCTTAAGATGGCATGGGTTGTGTTGGATGGAAAACTCCCAAATCAGAAGCTGTTTCCACCGCCAGCTGATCTTCCCAAGTGTTAA